Proteins co-encoded in one Prunus persica cultivar Lovell chromosome G6, Prunus_persica_NCBIv2, whole genome shotgun sequence genomic window:
- the LOC18773780 gene encoding GDSL esterase/lipase LTL1: protein MLYQTSTLPSSSASLFDHRQDIVFLFCFAILKTNDSSMASASYLALGSLAIFGLAMALGTLSSQAEGRAFFVFGDSLVDNGNNNYLATTARADSPPYGIDYPTGRPTGRFSNGFNIPDFISQQLGAESTLPYLSPELTGQKLLVGANFASAGIGILNDTGIQFVNIIRMSRQLEYFQQYQQRVSALIGTQRTKQLVNQALVLLTVGGNDFVNNYYLVPFSARSRQYDLPDYVKLLISELKKLLLRMYDLGTRRVLVTGTGPLGCVPAELAQRSRNGECSAELQRAASLYNPQLVQMLKSLNSQLGSDVFIAANTQQTRNDFISNPQAFGFSTSKIACCGQGPYNGLGLCTVASNLCPNRGRYAFWDAFHPSEKANKLIVQNILTGSTKYMDPMNLSTILALDSRT, encoded by the exons ATGCTCTATCAAACTTCCACATTACCAAGCTCATCAGCATCATTGTTCGATCATAGGCAAGATATAGtctttttgttctgttttgctATTTTAAAAACCAACGACTCCTCCATGGCATCGGCTAGCTATTTGGCTTTGGGTTCATTGGCCATCTTTGGTCTGGCCATGGCATTGGGAACTTTGAGCTCCCAAGCTGAGGGTCGGGCCTTTTTTGTGTTTGGAGACTCACTTGTTGACAATGGCAACAACAACTACTTAGCCACCACAGCTCGTGCTGACTCTCCTCCTTATGGCATTGACTATCCAACTGGTCGACCCACTGGCCGTTTCTCCAATGGCTTCAACATCCCTGATTTTATCA GCCAGCAACTTGGTGCAGAATCCACATTGCCATATTTGAGTCCAGAGCTCACTGGACAGAAGCTACTAGTTGGTGCCAACTTTGCCTCTGCTGGCATTGGCATCCTCAATGACACTGGAATTCAGTTT GTAAACATAATAAGAATGTCCAGGCAATTGGAATACTTTCAACAATACCAGCAAAGGGTGAGTGCCCTCATCGGAACTCAACGCACCAAGCAGCTTGTGAATCAAGCACTTGTCCTCCTCACCGTCGGAGGCAACGACTTTGTGAACAACTACTATCTGGTGCCCTTCTCTGCAAGATCACGCCAGTATGATCTCCCGGATTATGTCAAACTTCTCATTTCGGAGCTCAAAAAACTTCTCTTG AGAATGTATGACCTCGGAACACGAAGAGTTCTGGTGACAGGTACCGGGCCGCTAGGCTGCGTGCCGGCAGAATTGGCGCAGCGAAGCAGGAACGGCGAGTGTTCAGCTGAGCTGCAAAGAGCCGCGTCTTTGTACAACCCTCAACTCGTTCAGATGCTAAAATCACTCAACAGCCAACTTGGTTCTGATGTCTTCATTGCTGCCAACACACAGCAGACGCGCAACGATTTCATAAGCAACCCTCAAGCATTTG GGTTTTCTACATCAAAGATTGCATGCTGTGGACAGGGACCGTACAATGGGTTAGGATTGTGCACGGTGGCCTCGAACTTGTGCCCAAACAGAGGCCGATACGCTTTCTGGGATGCATTTCACCCATcagaaaaggcaaacaaactgaTCGTTCAGAACATTTTGACGGGGTCTACCAAGTACATGGACCCCATGAATCTCAGCACCATCTTAGCTTTGGATTCCAGGACCTAA
- the LOC18773250 gene encoding F-box/FBD/LRR-repeat protein At5g22700 — MGCYNYNLAKRRKTKAEGHNFVLADRISELPDEILVSILSLLSLKEAATTSILSKRWQHLWASTMTLNFDAKLDLGSSNLRHFRGLQPEIRYQESHRYINWVNRVLEQHKGPSIERFRACFDIDHRFTSSIDKWIQFAMTRRVQILELEFIVAFSVIYEGHYAFPYPDLKHLCPSPLHSLGHNIGGFKSLKVLSFRYVDVTGEILEYFLFHCPVLEHLTVHASTNLVNLRVVGSSIALKHLAIVRCFGIKSIQIRDANLVSFVYNGGFVNLDISNVPLLIEVSIFETDDDFELDTDIIKIVLGQLSCVVSQLEILRLDIDQPCYHMFKSKIYDKKYEFPVFANLKHLELIVESDYRWLLHQLNSFIKASPYLQRLTLKLQFQTWKCDRKLKKAAICPHHYLKVVEIVGYRGRRLAVTQVMHLIKSAVALEKIVIDPVRRWLYPKGMERVLAEVKKEVKARDHAMQHIKHKVPSTIEFVCL, encoded by the exons ATGGGTTGCTACAACTACAACTTGgcaaagagaaggaaaactaAGGCAGAGGGGCACAACTTTGTCTTGGCGGACCGAATCAGTGAGTTGCCGGATGAAATTCTTGTTAGTATATTGTCTCTCTTGTCACTAAAGGAAGCCGCAACTACTAGTATCCTTTCTAAGCGATGGCAGCACCTGTGGGCGTCTACTATGACTCTCAACTTTGATGCTAAACTGGATCTTGGTAGCAGCAATTTACGCCACTTTAGAGGCCTCCAACCAGAAATAAGATACCAAGAAAGCCATAGATACATAAACTGGGTGAATCGTGTATTGGAACAACATAAAGGCCCTAGCATTGAACGATTCAGGGCTTGTTTTGATATTGATCATCGTTTCACAAGTTCCATTGATAAATGGATTCAATTTGCAATGACAAGGAGAGTTCAAATACTTGAATTGGAGTTTATTGTGGCATTCAGTGTTATTTACGAGGGTCACTATGCTTTTCCTTACCCTGATTTGAAACACTTGTGTCCGAGTCCTCTACACTCTCTTGGACACAATATTGGTGGTTTTAAGTCGCTCAAAGTACTTTCTTTCAGATATGTTGATGTGACTGGAGAAATTCTTGAGTACTTCTTGTTTCACTGTCCAGTTCTTGAACACTTAACAGTGCATGCTTCCACAAATTTGGTAAATTTAAGAGTTGTCGGTTCATCGATTGCATTGAAGCACCTAGCGATAGTACGTTGCTTTGGCATCAAAAGCATTCAGATTCGTGATGCAAACcttgtttcatttgtttacaATGGAGGGTTTGTGAATTTGGACATCAGTAATGTTCCGTTGCTCATTGAGGTATCCATTTTTGAGACTGACGATGATTTTGAGCTGGATACCGATATCATAAAGATTGTCTTGGGCCAACTTTCATGTGTTGTTTCTCAACTAGAGATTCTTAGGTTGGATATCGATCAACCG TGCTACCACATGTTCAAGTCAAAGATATACGATAAGAAGTATGAATTTCCTGTATTTGCAAATCTCAAGCATTTGGAATTAATAGTTGAATCAGATTATCGTTGGCTTCTTCATCAATTAAATTCTTTCATCAAGGCATCTCCTTACTTGCAGAGACTTACATTGAAG CTGCAATTTCAAACATGGAAGTGCgatagaaaattaaagaaagctGCCATTTGCCCCCATCATTACCTCAAGGTAGTTGAAATAGTAGGGTACCGTGGTCGAAGACTTGCCGTTACGCAAGTCATGCACTTAATAAAGAGTGCTGTTGCACTGGAGAAAATTGTTATTGATCCTGTTCGGCGTTGGTTGTATCCTAAGGGAATGGAAAGGGTACTTGCAGAAGTCAAGAAGGAAGTGAAGGCAAGAGATCATGCTATGCAACATATTAAACACAAAGTGCCTTCAACAATTGAATTTGTATGCCTCTAG